From Deferrisoma camini S3R1, the proteins below share one genomic window:
- a CDS encoding CDP-alcohol phosphatidyltransferase family protein, translating into MIRHLPNVLTASRIALVPFLLWLMAEERFGTALVLCGVAGITDALDGYLARRWNQVTRLGAVLDPIADKVLVVGSVVVLAGQGRVPAWLAGLVVGRDALILGGAVVYQAVTGRLEIRPTALSKVNTFLQIVVVIGAILEGAGIPLGRVLGWGFVAAGITTAGSGLHYLLAWTIKAFSRPPASPRE; encoded by the coding sequence ATGATCCGTCACCTGCCCAACGTCCTCACCGCCAGCCGCATCGCCCTGGTGCCGTTCCTCCTGTGGCTCATGGCCGAGGAACGGTTCGGCACGGCGCTGGTGCTGTGCGGGGTGGCCGGGATCACGGACGCCCTCGACGGGTACCTGGCCCGCCGGTGGAACCAGGTGACCCGGCTGGGCGCGGTGCTCGACCCGATCGCGGACAAGGTCCTGGTGGTGGGCAGCGTGGTGGTTCTGGCGGGGCAAGGCCGGGTCCCGGCGTGGCTGGCCGGGCTGGTGGTGGGACGGGACGCCCTGATCCTGGGGGGTGCGGTGGTGTACCAGGCGGTCACGGGCCGGCTGGAGATCCGGCCCACCGCCCTGAGCAAGGTGAACACCTTCCTCCAGATCGTGGTGGTGATCGGGGCCATCCTGGAGGGCGCCGGGATCCCCTTGGGGCGGGTGCTCGGATGGGGCTTCGTGGCCGCCGGGATCACCACGGCCGGCTCGGGGCTCCACTACCTTTTGGCCTGGACGATCAAGGCGTTCTCCCGCCCCCCGGCATCCCCCCGGGAGTGA
- a CDS encoding cytochrome c3 family protein, whose translation MGKRVVALVVAGVVGTAGVAWGVRDEVVLPRARRGVVVLPHRKHVEQWGVRCEQCHHNIVMIRQGQTDCKGCHMNTVHEGLCHDCHLSNREDGYAKKYTALKKKLGVQKIPTLFKAFHGLCRSCHAEVNKKEGRKAPYECGGCHKG comes from the coding sequence ATGGGGAAGCGGGTCGTTGCGCTGGTCGTCGCCGGGGTGGTGGGAACGGCGGGCGTCGCCTGGGGCGTGCGGGACGAGGTGGTGCTGCCCAGGGCCCGCCGCGGCGTGGTGGTTCTGCCCCACCGCAAGCACGTGGAGCAGTGGGGGGTCCGGTGCGAGCAGTGTCACCACAACATCGTGATGATCCGCCAGGGGCAGACCGACTGCAAGGGCTGCCACATGAACACCGTGCACGAGGGGCTGTGCCACGACTGCCACCTGTCCAACCGCGAGGACGGGTACGCCAAGAAGTACACGGCGCTGAAGAAGAAGCTGGGGGTGCAGAAGATCCCCACGCTGTTCAAGGCGTTCCACGGCCTGTGCCGAAGCTGCCACGCCGAGGTGAACAAGAAGGAGGGCCGGAAGGCGCCCTACGAGTGCGGGGGGTGCCACAAGGGGTAG
- a CDS encoding nitroreductase family protein, which translates to MSELRSLVLRNRSYRRFDETHRIGRDTLVELVDLARHTASAANRQPLRYILSCDPDTNARIFPCLAWAGYLRDWPGPEPGERPTAYIVITVDTRIAKDWWCDDGIAAQTMLLGAVERGLGGCMIGAIQKDRLREALSIPEHLFIRLVLALGKPAETVVIEDLEPGGDVRYWRDERGMHHVPKRRLEELIVAG; encoded by the coding sequence ATGAGCGAGCTGCGCAGCCTGGTGCTCCGGAACCGCAGCTACCGGCGGTTCGACGAGACGCACCGGATCGGGCGGGACACCCTGGTGGAGCTGGTGGACCTGGCCCGGCACACCGCCTCGGCCGCGAACCGCCAGCCCCTGCGCTATATCCTGTCGTGCGACCCCGACACCAACGCCAGGATCTTCCCCTGCCTGGCCTGGGCCGGCTACCTCAGGGACTGGCCCGGGCCGGAGCCGGGCGAGCGGCCCACGGCCTACATCGTGATCACCGTGGACACCCGGATCGCCAAGGACTGGTGGTGCGACGACGGCATCGCCGCCCAGACCATGCTGCTGGGGGCCGTGGAGCGGGGGCTCGGGGGATGCATGATCGGCGCCATCCAGAAGGACCGGCTGCGCGAGGCCCTGTCGATCCCCGAGCACCTCTTCATCCGGCTGGTGCTGGCGCTGGGCAAGCCGGCCGAGACCGTGGTGATCGAGGACCTGGAACCCGGCGGCGACGTTCGGTACTGGCGGGACGAGCGCGGCATGCACCACGTGCCCAAGCGGCGGCTCGAGGAGTTGATCGTGGCCGGTTGA
- a CDS encoding PaaI family thioesterase, giving the protein MERARRRSELLRLFHERAPIAKTFGMRLAFDDRDRAVVTLPYHPGLDHGLGGIHGGVYATLLDSAGWFACAVARTERCWIATSEMSVHFLRPARRVGLRAVGEVLKAGRRQDVAQMHLWDDAGELVGHATGTFLVLPHIPRDESEGGRT; this is encoded by the coding sequence ATGGAGCGCGCCCGGCGCCGCAGCGAGCTCCTTCGCCTGTTCCACGAGCGGGCGCCCATCGCCAAGACCTTCGGGATGCGCCTGGCGTTCGACGACCGGGACCGGGCCGTCGTCACGCTACCATATCACCCGGGCCTCGACCACGGGCTGGGGGGGATCCACGGCGGGGTGTACGCCACGCTGCTCGACTCGGCGGGGTGGTTCGCCTGCGCCGTGGCCCGGACCGAGCGGTGCTGGATCGCCACGTCCGAGATGTCGGTCCACTTCCTCCGGCCGGCGAGGCGCGTGGGCCTGCGGGCGGTGGGCGAGGTGCTCAAGGCCGGCCGGCGCCAGGACGTGGCGCAGATGCACCTGTGGGACGATGCCGGGGAGCTGGTGGGCCACGCCACGGGCACGTTCCTCGTGCTGCCCCACATCCCCCGGGACGAATCCGAAGGAGGACGAACATGA
- a CDS encoding late competence development ComFB family protein — translation MDLKRTVEAVLESGVCPPDQAMAILRHLEGGRPGSEETRMLNRLREALETGEVRIPAASRYRNIMEELVWAEVERRCEDPAVLRAVRTNLHDIMAYALNRLPPLYATSLEGAAFQRHRAEAELGGLVASRVDEALATTARKPEWHPERVPLVDDPAPRLIEALQRLGEAR, via the coding sequence ATGGACCTGAAGCGAACCGTGGAGGCCGTTCTGGAGAGCGGCGTGTGCCCGCCCGACCAGGCCATGGCGATCCTCCGACACCTGGAAGGGGGGCGACCGGGGTCGGAGGAGACCCGGATGCTGAACCGGCTCCGCGAGGCGCTCGAAACCGGAGAGGTGCGGATCCCGGCCGCCAGCCGCTACCGCAACATCATGGAGGAGCTGGTGTGGGCCGAGGTGGAGCGCCGGTGCGAGGACCCCGCGGTGCTCCGGGCCGTACGGACCAACCTCCACGACATCATGGCCTACGCCCTGAACCGGCTGCCGCCGCTGTACGCCACCAGCCTGGAGGGGGCCGCGTTCCAGCGGCACCGGGCCGAGGCGGAGCTGGGCGGGCTGGTGGCCTCGCGGGTGGACGAGGCGCTGGCCACCACGGCCCGGAAGCCCGAGTGGCACCCCGAACGGGTCCCCCTGGTGGACGACCCGGCCCCCCGGCTGATCGAGGCCCTGCAAAGGCTGGGCGAGGCCCGTTGA
- a CDS encoding BamA/TamA family outer membrane protein, with amino-acid sequence MTPGSTSTGGPPERRRWGPVLAPLWTAVLLALAAAGTARAQAQDPGSPPSPRKVSVLPIAFYTQETSLAFGGMLVRAFRRPGDGADARPSSVIGVAFYTLRSQYNLALSPSLYLRDGRYLLRFSAAFNEWPSTFWGVGSGVSDDDEEDFTRRTVSFEAAFLRRLWGPLRAGPAVDLSFTTISEVEPGGFLDREAFRGSRGGDVAGAGGVVEWDSRDQEFWPTSGAYHTVRVVRYAGRPLGEFPFTRITVDLRGFVSPWRGHVLAAQVTGAFTRGRPPFFRLAEMGGPVNMRGLYEGRLRDRNLLTAQVEYRVPLGARFAGVLFAGAGEVAPSLRGFGLGGILVSGGAGLRFALDPENRMNLRLDVGVSRFGAAPIVTVNEAF; translated from the coding sequence TTGACCCCCGGGTCCACGAGCACAGGGGGGCCGCCGGAACGACGGCGGTGGGGGCCGGTCCTCGCTCCGTTGTGGACCGCGGTGCTGCTCGCGCTGGCGGCGGCCGGCACGGCCCGGGCGCAGGCCCAGGACCCCGGATCCCCGCCTTCCCCCCGGAAGGTCTCGGTGCTGCCGATCGCCTTCTACACCCAGGAGACGAGCCTCGCCTTCGGCGGCATGCTGGTGCGGGCGTTCCGGCGGCCCGGCGACGGGGCGGACGCCCGGCCCAGCAGCGTCATCGGGGTGGCCTTCTACACCCTCCGGTCCCAGTACAACCTGGCCCTCAGCCCCTCGCTGTACCTACGGGACGGCCGGTATCTCCTTCGGTTCTCGGCGGCGTTCAACGAGTGGCCCAGCACGTTCTGGGGGGTGGGCAGCGGCGTGTCCGACGACGACGAGGAGGACTTCACCCGCCGCACGGTCTCGTTCGAGGCGGCGTTCCTCCGGCGGCTGTGGGGACCGCTGCGGGCCGGACCGGCGGTGGACCTGTCGTTCACCACGATCTCCGAGGTGGAGCCCGGGGGGTTCCTCGACCGGGAGGCGTTCCGGGGCAGCCGCGGGGGGGACGTGGCGGGGGCCGGGGGGGTGGTGGAGTGGGACTCCCGGGATCAGGAGTTCTGGCCGACGTCGGGGGCGTACCACACGGTGCGGGTGGTACGGTACGCGGGCCGGCCCCTGGGGGAGTTTCCGTTCACCCGCATCACCGTGGACCTGCGGGGGTTCGTGTCGCCGTGGCGGGGCCACGTGCTGGCCGCCCAGGTCACCGGGGCGTTCACCCGGGGCCGGCCCCCGTTCTTCCGGTTGGCCGAGATGGGCGGGCCCGTGAACATGCGGGGGCTGTACGAGGGCCGGCTCCGGGACCGAAACCTGCTCACGGCCCAGGTGGAGTACCGGGTCCCCCTGGGGGCCCGGTTCGCGGGCGTGCTCTTTGCCGGGGCGGGAGAGGTGGCCCCCAGCCTCCGGGGCTTCGGCTTGGGGGGGATCCTGGTGTCCGGGGGTGCGGGCCTGCGGTTCGCCCTGGACCCCGAGAACCGCATGAACCTCCGGCTGGACGTGGGCGTCTCCCGCTTCGGGGCCGCCCCCATCGTTACGGTGAACGAGGCGTTCTGA
- a CDS encoding two-component system sensor histidine kinase NtrB: protein MAERAAAAMGRVVRALRSARSPVEASEAFVASLEPLCGQRVYAVFLARPAGETLEPAVWWGAGARPDPLPMGLDPLPFLRRAAGLGPDDPLRMFPLYLDAPGRLLGFFACGGTPCPHCFGPEPLCDSLADVLTLHLHRAEELAAALEREARAVDLQRALVESLPMAVALCDDRRRLLTANRMFREACGGPAEAGTPVTRLLPEGALEDVDLGALLDEALSGRPTFRPRVRLVSPRGGPRVVSLWITPLRDGCLTPGALLALYDVTREARTEDALSRAQRMESLGRLASGLAHEFKNLLMTIQGNAELLHVHGGLETPGRERIDRILSACAQASELAYRVLAFGRGSRPRTEPLRLGELAIRVAELARPALPKGVEFRLPQDPGPVVEADPSGMEQVLLNLLLNAGEAAGGAGTVVVRVGSEPGRAWFEVEDDGPGMPRQVAEQAFEPFFTTKEEGAGTGLGLAVAYGIVRDHGGEIELDTAPGRGCRFRVWLPLGQPPGGVRTPRSP, encoded by the coding sequence GTGGCTGAGCGGGCTGCGGCCGCCATGGGTCGGGTGGTGCGGGCCCTGCGGTCGGCCCGCAGCCCGGTCGAGGCCTCCGAGGCGTTCGTGGCGTCGCTGGAGCCCCTGTGCGGTCAGCGGGTGTACGCGGTGTTCCTGGCCCGGCCGGCCGGTGAGACCCTGGAGCCGGCGGTGTGGTGGGGCGCGGGGGCCCGGCCCGATCCCCTTCCCATGGGGCTGGACCCCCTGCCGTTTCTACGCCGCGCCGCAGGGCTCGGGCCGGACGACCCGCTGCGGATGTTCCCCCTGTATCTCGACGCCCCCGGCCGCCTGCTGGGGTTTTTCGCGTGCGGGGGCACCCCCTGCCCCCACTGCTTCGGACCCGAGCCGCTGTGCGACTCCCTGGCCGACGTGCTGACCCTGCACCTGCATCGGGCCGAGGAGCTGGCCGCGGCACTGGAGCGGGAGGCCCGGGCCGTGGACCTCCAGCGGGCCCTGGTGGAGAGCCTGCCCATGGCCGTGGCCCTGTGCGACGACCGGCGGCGGCTGCTCACGGCCAACCGGATGTTTCGCGAGGCCTGCGGCGGTCCGGCCGAGGCCGGCACCCCGGTGACCCGGCTGCTCCCCGAGGGGGCCTTGGAGGACGTGGACCTCGGAGCGTTGCTGGACGAGGCCCTTTCCGGCCGTCCCACCTTCCGGCCCCGGGTGCGCCTCGTCTCTCCCCGCGGCGGCCCCCGGGTGGTCAGCCTGTGGATCACGCCCCTGCGCGACGGGTGCCTGACCCCGGGGGCCCTGCTGGCCCTGTACGACGTGACCCGGGAGGCGCGCACCGAGGACGCCCTGTCCCGGGCCCAGCGCATGGAGAGCCTGGGCCGGCTCGCCTCCGGCCTCGCCCACGAGTTCAAGAACCTCTTGATGACCATCCAGGGGAACGCCGAGCTGCTCCACGTGCACGGCGGTCTGGAGACCCCGGGCCGGGAACGGATCGACCGGATCCTGTCGGCGTGCGCCCAGGCCTCGGAGCTGGCGTACCGGGTGCTCGCCTTCGGCCGGGGGTCCCGGCCGCGGACGGAGCCCCTGCGCCTCGGCGAGCTGGCGATCCGGGTGGCGGAGCTGGCCCGGCCGGCCCTGCCCAAGGGCGTGGAGTTCCGGCTTCCCCAGGACCCCGGACCGGTGGTCGAGGCGGATCCGTCGGGCATGGAGCAGGTGCTCCTGAACCTGCTCCTCAACGCCGGCGAGGCCGCAGGCGGGGCGGGAACCGTGGTGGTGCGGGTGGGCTCGGAGCCGGGTCGGGCGTGGTTCGAGGTGGAGGACGACGGCCCGGGCATGCCGCGGCAGGTGGCCGAGCAGGCGTTCGAACCGTTCTTCACCACCAAGGAGGAGGGGGCCGGCACGGGGCTGGGCCTGGCCGTGGCCTACGGCATCGTGCGCGACCACGGCGGCGAGATCGAGCTCGACACCGCCCCGGGGCGGGGCTGCCGGTTCCGGGTGTGGCTCCCGCTGGGTCAGCCCCCGGGCGGGGTCAGAACGCCTCGTTCACCGTAA
- a CDS encoding ATPase domain-containing protein, whose translation MTRVPTHVPHLDAVIQGGFPTGSLVLVAGRAGTGKTLLALQWLFGNATEEAPGLYCTTLSEPQDRLLRNLEGYRFFDPGAVGGRVRFADLGPVLLERGAEAAADELERLLRAHEPAYLVVDSFRAIGDLAPSIQAYRPLVFRLGAHLATLPVTTLLLGEYGDREVMETVAASVVDGIVYLRNEVDPDRSGRRSLRVVKLRGSGFQEGEHPLWIDASGVRVAPRSSTPARPAAYEPLDRQVSTGVEGLDRLTGGGFLEGTATLFVGEPGAGKTTFCLHAVAAAARRGEPSLFVSFQEDPNQLARTARRLGVPSDGVEFFYTSPVELGSDRHVLDVARRAEACGARLVAVDSLTDLRAGAGDRYLAFAYSLVQHFKDRRVSLVLTLESSDLFGTVRISGVGISHVADNVVFLRYLEEDGRLGMALTVLKARGIEHSRDIVRYAVDSHGIRVLGRLEPGRRAFEGGGGG comes from the coding sequence GTGACCCGCGTGCCCACCCACGTGCCCCACCTGGACGCGGTGATCCAGGGCGGATTTCCCACCGGATCGTTGGTGCTGGTGGCCGGCCGGGCGGGGACGGGAAAGACCCTGCTGGCCCTGCAGTGGCTGTTCGGAAATGCCACCGAGGAAGCCCCCGGCCTGTACTGCACGACCCTGTCCGAGCCCCAGGACCGGCTGTTGCGGAACCTGGAGGGATACCGGTTCTTCGACCCGGGTGCGGTGGGCGGGCGGGTGCGGTTCGCCGACCTGGGCCCGGTTCTGCTCGAACGCGGAGCCGAGGCCGCGGCCGACGAGCTGGAGCGGCTGCTCCGGGCCCACGAGCCGGCCTACCTGGTGGTGGACAGCTTCCGCGCCATCGGCGACCTGGCCCCCTCGATCCAGGCGTACCGGCCCTTGGTGTTCCGACTGGGGGCCCACCTGGCCACCCTGCCCGTGACCACCCTGCTGCTGGGCGAGTACGGGGACCGCGAGGTGATGGAGACGGTGGCCGCCAGCGTGGTGGACGGCATCGTATACCTGCGCAACGAGGTGGACCCCGACCGGAGCGGCCGCCGGAGCCTGCGGGTCGTCAAGCTGCGGGGCTCGGGGTTTCAGGAGGGGGAGCACCCCCTGTGGATCGACGCGTCCGGGGTCCGGGTGGCCCCCCGTTCCTCCACCCCCGCCCGTCCGGCCGCCTACGAGCCCCTGGACCGGCAGGTCTCCACGGGGGTCGAGGGGCTCGACCGGCTCACCGGCGGGGGGTTCCTGGAGGGGACCGCCACCCTGTTCGTGGGGGAACCCGGCGCGGGCAAGACCACCTTCTGCCTCCACGCGGTGGCCGCGGCGGCCCGGCGGGGCGAGCCCAGCCTGTTCGTCTCGTTCCAGGAGGACCCCAACCAGCTCGCCCGGACCGCCCGGCGGCTGGGGGTGCCCTCCGACGGGGTGGAGTTCTTCTACACCTCGCCCGTGGAGCTGGGCTCCGACCGCCACGTGCTCGACGTGGCCCGGCGGGCCGAGGCGTGCGGGGCCCGGCTGGTGGCCGTGGACAGCCTGACCGACCTGCGGGCCGGCGCGGGCGATCGGTACCTGGCCTTCGCCTACTCCCTGGTTCAGCACTTCAAGGACCGCCGGGTGAGCCTGGTGCTCACCCTGGAGTCCAGCGACCTGTTCGGCACCGTCCGGATCTCGGGGGTGGGCATCTCCCACGTGGCCGACAATGTGGTGTTCCTGCGCTACCTCGAGGAGGACGGGCGGCTGGGCATGGCCCTCACGGTGCTGAAGGCCCGGGGCATCGAGCACTCCCGGGACATCGTGCGCTACGCCGTGGACTCCCATGGGATCCGGGTGCTGGGCCGGCTCGAACCGGGCCGGCGGGCGTTCGAGGGGGGTGGAGGTGGCTGA
- a CDS encoding response regulator, which yields MSILVAERDPFWQRRWQALDLPWPVDVVADGALALEKAFREPPAALVCEALLPVLDGLALIRRIRAHPLTRHVPAALVSSLPLADRAREAGADFFLQKPLADRDLRNLARRLVTRPAGEGRNP from the coding sequence ATGAGCATCCTGGTGGCGGAGAGAGATCCGTTCTGGCAGAGGCGGTGGCAGGCCTTGGACCTCCCGTGGCCCGTGGACGTGGTGGCGGACGGGGCCCTGGCCCTGGAGAAGGCGTTCCGGGAGCCCCCCGCGGCCCTGGTGTGCGAGGCGCTCCTGCCGGTGCTGGACGGGCTCGCCCTGATCCGGCGGATCCGGGCCCACCCGCTGACCCGGCACGTGCCCGCCGCCCTGGTGTCGAGCCTGCCGCTGGCCGACCGGGCCCGGGAGGCGGGGGCGGACTTTTTCTTGCAGAAACCCCTGGCCGACCGGGACCTGCGAAACCTGGCCCGGCGGCTCGTGACCCGCCCGGCGGGAGAGGGGAGGAACCCGTGA
- a CDS encoding YbaK/EbsC family protein — MSTIDDVKAFLAARGVEVWEFDVPTPTAETAAAAVGCTPAEIAKTILFLVGGRPAVVVTSGDTRVKGSRLKQALGWTGKVRLPQAEDVLRFTGYAPGGVCPFLLPPDVPVLIDRSLRRFERVYPAAGNDRSAVPLTVDRLVEITGGREADVCEAQARTP, encoded by the coding sequence ATGTCCACGATCGACGACGTGAAGGCGTTCCTGGCCGCCCGCGGGGTGGAGGTGTGGGAGTTCGACGTTCCCACCCCCACCGCCGAGACCGCGGCCGCGGCCGTGGGATGCACCCCGGCCGAGATCGCGAAGACCATCCTGTTCCTGGTGGGCGGCCGGCCCGCCGTGGTGGTGACCTCGGGGGACACCCGGGTCAAGGGCTCCAGGCTCAAGCAGGCCCTGGGCTGGACCGGCAAGGTGCGGCTGCCCCAGGCGGAGGACGTGCTTCGGTTCACGGGGTACGCCCCGGGGGGGGTGTGCCCGTTCCTGCTGCCGCCGGACGTGCCGGTCCTGATCGACCGGAGCCTGCGAAGGTTCGAGCGGGTGTACCCCGCCGCCGGCAACGACCGCTCGGCCGTCCCCCTGACCGTGGACCGGTTGGTCGAGATCACCGGCGGCCGGGAGGCGGACGTGTGCGAGGCACAAGCTCGCACCCCATGA
- the aroF gene encoding 3-deoxy-7-phosphoheptulonate synthase encodes MLIVMDHFASPEQVEAVCRRIRDLGLTPQPIPGGERVAIGVLGNQGYVDEAPFRDLEGIREFIHVTKPYKLVSRDFHPEDTVVRVGPVEIGWSRDPVVIAGPCAVESAEQVRAAARAVKAAGAHLMRGGAFKPRTGPHSFQGLGYEGLDLLAEAAREAGLPVVTEVMRIDQLEKVAEVADCVQIGARNMQNFDLLKEAGRAGKPVLLKRGMSATLDEFLAAAEYILLEGNEQVILCERGIRTFERALRNTLDLAVVPYLRAATHLPVIVDPSHALGRRSLVPPIAKAAFLVGAAGIMVEVHPDPCRALCDGPQSLDFPTFTRLMAELDRVGRLRGGG; translated from the coding sequence ATGCTGATTGTGATGGACCATTTCGCCTCGCCGGAGCAGGTGGAGGCGGTGTGCCGGCGGATCCGGGACCTGGGGCTCACCCCCCAGCCGATTCCCGGGGGCGAGCGGGTGGCGATCGGGGTGCTGGGGAACCAGGGGTACGTGGACGAGGCCCCGTTCCGGGACCTGGAGGGCATCCGCGAGTTCATCCACGTCACCAAGCCCTACAAGCTGGTGAGCCGCGACTTCCACCCCGAGGACACCGTGGTGCGGGTGGGGCCCGTGGAGATCGGGTGGAGCCGCGACCCCGTGGTGATCGCCGGACCCTGCGCCGTGGAGAGCGCCGAGCAGGTGCGGGCCGCGGCCCGGGCCGTCAAGGCGGCCGGGGCCCACCTGATGCGCGGGGGCGCGTTCAAGCCCCGGACCGGCCCCCACTCGTTCCAGGGGCTGGGGTACGAGGGGCTCGACCTCCTGGCCGAGGCGGCCCGGGAGGCGGGCCTGCCGGTGGTCACCGAGGTGATGCGGATCGACCAGCTGGAGAAGGTGGCCGAGGTGGCCGACTGCGTGCAGATCGGGGCCCGCAACATGCAGAACTTCGACCTGCTCAAGGAGGCGGGTCGGGCCGGCAAGCCCGTTCTGCTCAAGCGGGGCATGAGCGCCACCCTGGACGAGTTCCTGGCGGCCGCCGAGTACATCCTGCTCGAGGGGAACGAGCAGGTGATCCTGTGCGAGCGGGGCATCCGCACCTTCGAGCGGGCCCTCAGGAACACCCTGGACCTGGCCGTGGTGCCCTACCTGCGCGCGGCCACCCACCTGCCGGTGATCGTGGACCCCAGCCACGCCCTGGGCCGGCGGAGCCTGGTGCCGCCCATCGCCAAGGCGGCGTTCCTGGTGGGGGCGGCCGGGATCATGGTGGAGGTCCACCCCGACCCCTGCCGGGCCCTGTGCGACGGGCCCCAGTCCCTGGACTTCCCCACGTTCACCCGCCTGATGGCCGAGCTCGACCGGGTGGGCCGGCTGAGGGGGGGTGGGTGA
- a CDS encoding DUF6063 family protein has product MPEHTTDTLPIGAVRTALRAFRRLLTQGQITERDPELLNAVLADARVGEVLAVLEEEFEVRILRGRSRVDLSPDPDNRELGYRLTDLRDRFGDRTGSAYLVMLGLLALFFRSGNFRVPDYDYVEVFDLEEYLTRKARAVVERQGEARAVEEAVGTRVFEPCREWLSREKYKQGPGYRSTRYSVIKAVVGFLAEQGLVHREATVGENERIYPTDKLKAQAEALALDERYAAMAALLSGDDEALEPWASRAEPAEEPEPEPPHRPRRRRRKAAADPKPKVLDLFGDPTR; this is encoded by the coding sequence ATGCCTGAGCACACCACCGACACCCTGCCCATCGGCGCCGTGCGCACGGCCCTACGCGCGTTCCGCCGGCTGCTGACCCAGGGGCAGATCACCGAGCGCGATCCCGAGCTCCTCAACGCGGTGCTGGCCGACGCCCGGGTGGGCGAGGTGCTCGCCGTGCTCGAGGAGGAGTTCGAGGTGCGCATCCTCCGGGGCCGCAGCCGGGTGGACCTCTCGCCCGACCCGGACAACCGGGAGCTGGGGTACCGGCTCACCGACCTGCGGGACCGGTTCGGCGACCGCACCGGCTCGGCCTACCTGGTGATGCTGGGGCTCCTGGCCCTGTTCTTCCGATCGGGCAACTTCCGGGTACCCGACTACGACTACGTGGAGGTGTTCGACCTGGAGGAGTACCTGACCCGCAAGGCCCGGGCCGTGGTGGAGCGGCAGGGGGAGGCCCGGGCGGTGGAAGAAGCCGTGGGCACCCGGGTGTTCGAGCCGTGCCGCGAGTGGCTGAGCCGCGAGAAGTACAAACAGGGCCCGGGGTACCGGTCGACCCGCTACTCGGTGATCAAGGCGGTGGTGGGATTTCTGGCCGAGCAGGGCCTGGTCCACCGGGAGGCCACCGTGGGGGAGAACGAGCGGATCTACCCCACCGACAAGCTCAAGGCCCAGGCCGAGGCCCTGGCCCTGGACGAGCGCTACGCCGCCATGGCCGCGCTCCTGTCCGGCGACGACGAGGCCCTGGAGCCGTGGGCGTCCCGGGCCGAACCGGCGGAAGAGCCCGAGCCGGAGCCGCCCCACCGCCCCCGCAGACGCCGCAGGAAGGCGGCCGCGGACCCCAAGCCCAAGGTGCTCGACCTGTTCGGAGATCCAACCCGATGA
- a CDS encoding type II toxin-antitoxin system prevent-host-death family antitoxin — protein METIGISKFKATCLAVLERVRRTGKPVLITRRGEPVAEVVPPPPRTGGVSWLGAMRGTGRIVGDVVSPAGEEEDWEALSP, from the coding sequence ATGGAGACCATCGGGATCTCGAAGTTCAAGGCCACGTGCCTCGCGGTGCTCGAAAGAGTTCGGCGCACCGGGAAGCCCGTTCTGATCACGCGCAGGGGGGAGCCGGTGGCCGAGGTCGTGCCTCCGCCCCCCCGGACCGGGGGGGTCTCGTGGCTCGGTGCGATGCGCGGAACCGGGCGGATCGTCGGCGATGTGGTCTCCCCCGCCGGCGAGGAGGAGGACTGGGAGGCCCTCTCCCCGTGA
- a CDS encoding type II toxin-antitoxin system VapC family toxin: MRLLLDTHIFLWSLLEPERLGGRIAAELENPDNELWLSSISVWEILVLAEKGRIQLDQDPPAWIHTALKKVPIREVPVDHEVAIHSRLVDLPHDDPADRFLAATARVRNLTLVTADRRLIGAAGFEVLPNR, translated from the coding sequence GTGAGGTTGCTCCTCGACACCCATATCTTCCTATGGAGCCTGCTCGAACCGGAACGGCTGGGCGGCCGGATCGCGGCCGAGCTGGAGAACCCGGACAACGAGCTGTGGCTCTCGTCGATCAGCGTGTGGGAGATCCTGGTGCTCGCGGAGAAGGGGAGAATCCAGCTGGACCAGGACCCGCCCGCCTGGATCCACACGGCCCTCAAGAAGGTCCCGATCCGAGAGGTCCCGGTGGACCACGAGGTGGCGATCCACAGCCGCCTTGTCGACCTGCCCCACGACGATCCTGCGGACCGGTTCCTGGCCGCCACCGCCCGGGTCCGCAACCTGACCCTGGTCACCGCCGACCGGCGCCTGATCGGCGCAGCCGGTTTCGAGGTGCTGCCCAACCGGTGA